GATATTTTTCTTCTAGGGTACTGCATCGACAATCCTTGTAAAAATCTAAAATTCTAATGCGTGTGGCTCAGAGGCAAATTTTATAATGCATTTCTATTGATATTGCTAGCTTTTTATAAAAATGTTTTTTTATAAATTCTCTTACCTTCCGCGTTGCTCTGTACTATGATAAGGCGTTTGTAAAAATGTGTGAAGGATACACCGATGAAAAAATGGTTATTTGTATTTTTATTTATCTATCAAGCCGTAGCGTTTTCAGAATCTGCAGGAAAGGTTTTATTTACTAGCAAAGAGGTCATCGCTAAACGAAATAATCAACAACGAACATTAACGCGTGGAGCAGAGTTTTTCGAGGGCGATGTGATTAGTACGAAGGATGGTGCACTTGCTCAACTTCAATACTCCAATGGAACTTTAGCCTCATTACAACCCAACTCTGAGTATTCCGTAGTTTCCTATCATAAAGAAGCAACGGTAGGTAATTCTGCTTATTTGGCGAAAGGTGGTTTGGAATCGTCAACAGCAACATCTGATTCCAAACGAAAATCTCTTTTGAGCACCCCTTTAGTTGCTTTAGCAATTGCTGGAACTAAATATCGGGCGGCAATATTTTGTAATACTGCTACGTGTAAAAAATTTGCAATTCAGGTTACTGAGGGATTAGTAATTGTTGATAATCGCTATCCGCTAGGGCCGGGCCAGCAACAAAGTAGTGGAATTTATAATGCAAGTACTAAGCAAATGACTTATGGCCCGATTAATTGGTCAGCAAATAGTTGGGTAGATTTCCCATCATCTCTGGCTGGAAATAGCCCAGACTTTATTGACCCCAGTACGTTAACGCAAGTTGTTAATGCAACAATTACTAATTCTGCGACTCATACAGTGACGACTACAATTTTACCTATCGTAGGTTCAGGCGCTTGCCCTTGTTGTTAGTTATCGTATTTTTTAAAAATTAATTAGTAAAGTATTACAGGAATTACGAATGAATGGAGTTATGATGAAAAAGCAGGCGTTATTTATCTCCCTATTGTTGGCTCAGTCTGTTGCCACTGCAAACCAAGAGCAAGTACAAGCGCCTAATGTTTCCAGATATAGTGTGAATGGCGTTTATGCCTATAATGATTTTAATTTTAACTCGACGACACTTACAGGCGGGTTTAATCGTTATAAAGGGCATGCAAATTTTTATAGCGTAGGCGGCAATAATGTTACTTTGAATGAGTATTTTTCAGCAGGGCTTTTTGCTTATTGGATTAATACAAGCGTAAATTCAAAGTTATGGCTACCCGGATTTTCTTTTTCTGATACCGATCAATCCATTACCAATAATAGTATTTATGGACATGTACTCACGCATATTAAGCCCTCTTTCTTTGTGGATGTTGCGGGAGGTTATGGACAAAATACTGGGCATTTTCGGACTAGTGTGGAATTTCCAGGAACGGGAACCAATTATGCTACTGGTAATAACCGAGGTAATAACTGGTTTATCAGTGGTGCGGCTTTATACAGCAAACAATGGAATAAATTGATTATTAATGCCAACGTTGGTGTATTACATACGGAAGTAAATCAACGCCCTTATAATCTTAATTTTGCAAACTTCATCGCAACACAGTTTGTTGATAGGCTTCGTACTGACGCAACCTTTATTTTGGAAAATGCTGAGATAGGTTATCAAGCAACACCCATGATTCAACCATTTGTTAATGGTGGCTTTTTGCAAGTAGCCAACTTTAATACAAACCAAAGTGGGGTTCCTGTTGAGTTTATAGGGGCGGTTCCTGGACTTAATTTGGATAAGAATGGGTATAAAGTAGGTGGGGGAGTGAGTCTATCTTATAAACAATATTCTCTTCGTGTTGAACAACAATATTTTAAACGTGGAAGTATTTATAGTAGTAATCAGACCACGGTTTCATTGACAGCTAATTTCGCATAAATTAAGTCAATTTTTAACGAGACGTATGTTGGGCTAGGGCCCAACATACGTTTATCTTTAATGGTGTACCTTAGCGTCTTTTAATACTTGAGCGATTTTAGAAGCCAAATGATCGTTCTTATCACCATCTAATTGTGCTAGTTCTTCTGCATAATCACTATAGTGTACAACACCACTTTGAACATTATAAATCGCCCCAACAACGGCAACATCATCCTTTTCAATCATGTCTTGTAGCGTTGGGCTACGCTCATAAATATTTTGTAACGTATTCGCTACATTAAGCTCCGTAACGTGTTTCACAAAATTGGTATTTTGGCCATCACGATCGGAAGTCGTTTGGGTTTCGGCATTAATTGCGGGTTTTATTTTTGCCAATAATTGTGTGATGTATCCTTGCTCTACTCCATTGCAAGCAGATTGAATCGCACCGCAACGTGTATGACCTAAAACCACAATTAGTTTAACACCAACCACATTACAGGCGTACTCGATACTCGCGAGGACATCATCATTCACTACGTTACCTGCCACACGCACACAGAAAATATCACCAAAAGTCATATCAAAAATGGTTTCTACAGGTACACGTGAGTCAATACAACCTAAGACAATAGCAATTGGATGTTGTTCTTTTGCTGTGTATTGAACATCAAGATGAGTTAATCGGTGAATACGCTCATCCGCTAGAAAGCGATTATTTCCCTCATTTAAAATATTAAGTACTTGAGCTGGAGACAGGTTAGATTGCACATCATAAGTAGTGACATTAATAAAATTAATGTAGTTATGGATCTTATAATGTTCTTTGAAACCCGTGAGGTTTATTGATATTTGCTTCAGTGGTGCTTGTTCCTCTTTAAATTCTTTGAGCAGCTCAGAAATTTCTTTATCAATATACTGGGTATAATGAGCGTCAATAATTAATTGTGAACCATTAGGAATAGAGTCAAGTTCTGCAACTAACGTCGCTTTGTTTAAGAACGTTACTTGCTGTGGCAGTACTAGCCTGCTGGTTATTCCTTGAGGATAAATCTCTTGAATAATATCAATACGTGCCTGGCTGTTTGATTTCAATATGAAAAACAAACTCACAGCCAGACCGATTAAAATACCAGCCAGAAGGTTAAATACAATAATACCAATTACGGTCACGATAAATGGAATAAATCGATCGAGACCTTGAGCATAGATTGAACGATAAATCGCAGGTTTATTTAATTTATATCCTGTATAAATAAGAATTGCTGCTAATGACGATAAGGGAATTTTGTTTAGTGTTCCTGGAATTAACATGACGGCAAAAAGAATAAATAGTCCATGCAAAATGATGGACATTTTAGTTCTTGAACCCGCTTGGATGTTAATCGAAGTTCGCACAATCACGGAAGTAATCGGGATACCACCGAGTAAACCTGCAGTCATATTTCCTATACCTTGAGCTACTAGTTCGCGGTTGG
Above is a genomic segment from Legionella lytica containing:
- a CDS encoding autotransporter outer membrane beta-barrel domain-containing protein translates to MNGVMMKKQALFISLLLAQSVATANQEQVQAPNVSRYSVNGVYAYNDFNFNSTTLTGGFNRYKGHANFYSVGGNNVTLNEYFSAGLFAYWINTSVNSKLWLPGFSFSDTDQSITNNSIYGHVLTHIKPSFFVDVAGGYGQNTGHFRTSVEFPGTGTNYATGNNRGNNWFISGAALYSKQWNKLIINANVGVLHTEVNQRPYNLNFANFIATQFVDRLRTDATFILENAEIGYQATPMIQPFVNGGFLQVANFNTNQSGVPVEFIGAVPGLNLDKNGYKVGGGVSLSYKQYSLRVEQQYFKRGSIYSSNQTTVSLTANFA
- a CDS encoding bifunctional SulP family inorganic anion transporter/carbonic anhydrase; the encoded protein is MQAETMFDVRKFRIYGKRYLKFDLVAGIVVFLVAIPLCLGIALASGAPIFSGIISGIVGGVVVGVLSGSQVSVSGPAAGMAAVVVTAIAQLGDFNSFLFALLLAGMLQVIIGCLKAGFVADYVPSNVVQGLLCAIGILLIIKELPLAFTHSSDFNELKTHLMETTDVITLSPLLALYNHLNNGAMLITLCSLAILIYFDKTKNKVLKEIPAPIIVVILGVLLNELYMWGDSELIQDTPQLVNIPHSESISDFVDKLVHPNWAAWSNAKVYFYAVIIAIIASLETLLNIKAGERLDKQKRHASTNRELVAQGIGNMTAGLLGGIPITSVIVRTSINIQAGSRTKMSIILHGLFILFAVMLIPGTLNKIPLSSLAAILIYTGYKLNKPAIYRSIYAQGLDRFIPFIVTVIGIIVFNLLAGILIGLAVSLFFILKSNSQARIDIIQEIYPQGITSRLVLPQQVTFLNKATLVAELDSIPNGSQLIIDAHYTQYIDKEISELLKEFKEEQAPLKQISINLTGFKEHYKIHNYINFINVTTYDVQSNLSPAQVLNILNEGNNRFLADERIHRLTHLDVQYTAKEQHPIAIVLGCIDSRVPVETIFDMTFGDIFCVRVAGNVVNDDVLASIEYACNVVGVKLIVVLGHTRCGAIQSACNGVEQGYITQLLAKIKPAINAETQTTSDRDGQNTNFVKHVTELNVANTLQNIYERSPTLQDMIEKDDVAVVGAIYNVQSGVVHYSDYAEELAQLDGDKNDHLASKIAQVLKDAKVHH
- a CDS encoding FecR family protein, which codes for MKKWLFVFLFIYQAVAFSESAGKVLFTSKEVIAKRNNQQRTLTRGAEFFEGDVISTKDGALAQLQYSNGTLASLQPNSEYSVVSYHKEATVGNSAYLAKGGLESSTATSDSKRKSLLSTPLVALAIAGTKYRAAIFCNTATCKKFAIQVTEGLVIVDNRYPLGPGQQQSSGIYNASTKQMTYGPINWSANSWVDFPSSLAGNSPDFIDPSTLTQVVNATITNSATHTVTTTILPIVGSGACPCC